The window TGCTGATTTAAAAAGAGCCGATTGTACACAGAAATGTGGCATCAGACAAGTATCCTGCCTCTCTTTTCTTTTTTTCTTTCCCTCTCGAACGCTCCTGACATTTTACGACACCCAGTGCCCTATTTTGTTTTTCCGATCATGAACAACCTCTTTCCTTAGATTTTCTCCCCCACATTCTTTATCCTCCTCAGAAACCTACGAGACCAGCAAACTCTCCTTAAAAATTAGGGAGAATAATTCGACTTGTTGTACTATAAAAAATACGGTATGATTTTTTATACTCCTCTATCTTTCCATCAAAAGAAGCTGGCGCATATTTTGCATATATCATAAAATAGACTCGCCCCCTCTATAATCAATATTTAAGAGAGATCAGGCCGACGTCATATTTCGTTGATCCTCCCCAAAAGGGAGGGATGGGGATCCATACTGTTTCTCGTGCAAGACACGTCGAACCTTCAACCTTATTTCAACAACATGGCCTCAGAAAAAGACCAACTTGCCCGCGATTTCGAAGAAATCAACAAGCTCCTGGCCCAATATCCGCAAATCCATATCGAAAAGACGGAAGGAAGCCCTCCTGCGACCTACGAAATAAGCTATCAGCTTAAAGGGTTGACACGTCAGAAAGACGGTCGTATCGACCAGGCAGATCGACACCTCTTACGCATCAACCTTCCATTCGGCTATCCTCACTTTCCGCCCACCGTCAAACCGCTAACACCGCTTTTTCACCCTGACATTGATCCTGATGCTGTACGCATAGCCTCCCATTGGCAACAACATCCCTCTTTGGCGCAACTTGTTCTCCATATTGGAGAAATGATTTGTGCCCATCAGTACACTCTGGAAGAGCCCTTTAATCAAGAGGCAGCGGATTGGTATAGTGAACACACAAAGGACTTCCCTTTAGATGAAATTCAGCAGGGTGATGCTGATTTTCAGGTAGGTGAGCTTTCTATGGAGGGAGGAGAGGATGAGCTTAGCTTCGGTCTGGAACTCGATATCCCGGAGCAGAAGCAAGAAGAGCAACAAGATGATTTTGACCTAAATCTGGAGATAAAAGATACCCCAGAAGAAGATGTTAACGCGCAATTAGAAGAGATCCAATATCATATCGACAGAAACGAGGTCGTCACTGCGAGCAAACTTCTTGCAGACCTCTCCTCATCTTCGCCAGAAGCGCAAAACCTGAAAAAAACCGTTTCTACAGCGCTTGCCAATAGAGATAAACTTCTCAGAAAGATAGAAGAACTGGAGAATGAAGATAGATTTGCTGATGCTTATAAGATTTTTAAAAAAGTACAGGCAATCGCTGTCGACACTCCGGCCTTGTCTGATATCGGGCAACGGCTGCAACAATCCCAGGCCATGCTGGATGCCTTTGCTCAGCCAAAGCAAAAGCAAAAGCAAAAAACGGATGAGCAGAAATCTCTCACAACCGATCTTCCACCAAATCAAAACGGTGGAAAAAAGAAAAAAAAGACTCCCCCCCCGCCTCCAAACAGCACGCAACAGGGAGCTCCTCCAAAAGCACCAAAACCCAGCAGACCGCCCATTGAAATTCCGATCAAGCCTATCCTGATCGGCCTTACTCTTCTCGCTCTCGGAGGAGGTGCCACCTTCCTCTACACCAGCGAGATGGACAAGATGATAGAGATAGAACGCAAGTGGATTGAAATCAAATATCAACGTCCCCATACTCCTGATCAATTCAAACAAAAGCACATTCAAGCCGAGCAACTTCTCATCACCCTCAAATCGGTCCACCTTCCTGGTCTTGGCAAGGAAAAGCTGGAGACAGAAATCCTTGATCTGATTAACTCGCCTGAATTGAAAAAAGGAGAATCAGGAGATAAGGAATACAAAGGTGTTCCTCTCCCAGCTCCACTCATCAAGAAATTGATACCCATTGACGAGAACATAGTTAAAGCTGCCAAGGCTGCCGAAAAAAAAAGATTTTCTACGGCTTTATCCCTGTATCAAGATGCACTTACGCTCGCAGAAAATGCCAAACCAAGCCCTTTGGACCCTCAATTTGAGATAATGAGCAAGGAGCTGGATAAACGAACCCAAGATATCAAGGCAAGGCTCGCCAAGGTTCGTGAACAAAAACAGAAGGAAAAACGGCTTGAAAAACGTCAACAGGCCGAAAAAAAACTCATCCAAAGTCTTCTTTTTTTTGAAGAGCTTAAAAAAAAGAATAATTCTTCAGAAGAAGGATTGAATATATACGAGCTATGGAAGGAATGCACCAAGCGATTGATGCAGGCGGAACAGCTCCTCAACGATAATCCAGAAATCAACTCCCAGAAACGACAAGAAAAAATAAAAACTTTCCTTGCCTATTCACGCCTTTACCAATATCTTGAAGCAGCCCGAGCTGCTTACGAGCAAGGTGATTTTGCTAAGGCAATTGAAAAATATCAAAGCGCCTTGGGTCTGCTTGATGAAGAACGTGTACTCTTTGATACATTTTACGAAGAAAACATCAAGATAAAAAGAACTATTCTCAAGCTTACTATTACCCTGGAGCTCAGAAATGCCGTTGATGAGGAAACAAAGGCCAATGAAGCCCAAATCGATGAAGAAAAACAAAAACACATAAAGAATGCCCTGATGCATTATAGACAAGCCGTAGAGACCATCGACACCTCCAAAATCGACAAAGATAAAAGCATCAAAGATTTGGAACGATATATTAATTCAAAAATAAACGAGTTGAGCCTTAAAAATGCTAAAAGCAGCAACCAAGAATGGTGGCAAAAAAATTACGAACGTATCTTTACAAAAGAGTTCCCCTCTATTCGCCCCTCTCTCTTAAGCAAGCCGAGAATTGAGTTCGTCAAAATAGAACATGGGCGATTACTGTACATCATCCGCTGCTCAGAGAGAGGAATAGGTTTTGAACTCACCTACCAGTATAATCTGGCAACTGGCAAATGGAGCCCTTACCGAGAGAAACTATGAGTGGTGATGGTTATGCCCGTCACCATGACTATGTCCATGACAGTGATCATGCTTACGCGAACAGTGATGATGGTGCCCACCACCTGGCGCATCCAGAGATCCACCTGCCTTTTCCAGGGCCTCTTCAAGGCTGTTTTGCGCCTTCTGCAAAGACTGGACAGCCTCAGCAAGCAGTTGGGCGACTTCAGGCGAATCGCTGCTCAATTTATCGACCCATTGAGCAAATTCCTTCCCATGTCCTTGATTATGATCAATCCAATGCGGCAGCATAACACGTAATTTATCAAGATCATTCATTGTGGACATCTCAAACTCCTTTATGTAGACATTTCTCGTTTTATTCTTGTTTCACCTTCTTCATAATGCACCCCTTCTGCGAGACGGGAGCACCCACCGCGCTACGCTCTCTATCCAGCACAGCACAGCTCTTTGGCATCAGGCTTCATCGGGAAGATCTGGCGCCAGCACCACAGAGCCCCCCAGAAAATCAATCCGCTTGATTGAGGCATGAGCAACGGTCATCGGTTCCTCAAAATAGGTCCGAAGAATTATTCCCTGCTGAGTCACCTCAAGGCCAGTCACTCCCTCCATCAAGGTTTCCTGCGTTCCCTCTCGCTCCATCACTGCATTTAGCTGACACATTATTTCACTCGCTATGCTTGGTTGCTCTCGATTAATCGTATTTATTGCATCGTGTTCTTCCCCACCAACGCCCCTTTCACCCCTCTCTTCCTGTTGGACCAAGAACACGCTATCTTACTTACAAGATTAAATAAGAAAGCGAAATTCGCCCTTTCCTAAAAGATCGTGCAGATGAAGAATCCCTTCTACCTCATGCTCCCTTCCTACCACAGCCAGCACAGTAATATCCTTACTCTGCATGAGGCTGAGGGCATCAGCAGCCATAAGCTCCCCGGAAATAGTAATAGGCTGTTTCGTCATAACCTCTGCGATCTTTTTCCTGCCCTTTCCGGCTTC is drawn from Candidatus Electrothrix aestuarii and contains these coding sequences:
- a CDS encoding ubiquitin-conjugating enzyme E2; the encoded protein is MASEKDQLARDFEEINKLLAQYPQIHIEKTEGSPPATYEISYQLKGLTRQKDGRIDQADRHLLRINLPFGYPHFPPTVKPLTPLFHPDIDPDAVRIASHWQQHPSLAQLVLHIGEMICAHQYTLEEPFNQEAADWYSEHTKDFPLDEIQQGDADFQVGELSMEGGEDELSFGLELDIPEQKQEEQQDDFDLNLEIKDTPEEDVNAQLEEIQYHIDRNEVVTASKLLADLSSSSPEAQNLKKTVSTALANRDKLLRKIEELENEDRFADAYKIFKKVQAIAVDTPALSDIGQRLQQSQAMLDAFAQPKQKQKQKTDEQKSLTTDLPPNQNGGKKKKKTPPPPPNSTQQGAPPKAPKPSRPPIEIPIKPILIGLTLLALGGGATFLYTSEMDKMIEIERKWIEIKYQRPHTPDQFKQKHIQAEQLLITLKSVHLPGLGKEKLETEILDLINSPELKKGESGDKEYKGVPLPAPLIKKLIPIDENIVKAAKAAEKKRFSTALSLYQDALTLAENAKPSPLDPQFEIMSKELDKRTQDIKARLAKVREQKQKEKRLEKRQQAEKKLIQSLLFFEELKKKNNSSEEGLNIYELWKECTKRLMQAEQLLNDNPEINSQKRQEKIKTFLAYSRLYQYLEAARAAYEQGDFAKAIEKYQSALGLLDEERVLFDTFYEENIKIKRTILKLTITLELRNAVDEETKANEAQIDEEKQKHIKNALMHYRQAVETIDTSKIDKDKSIKDLERYINSKINELSLKNAKSSNQEWWQKNYERIFTKEFPSIRPSLLSKPRIEFVKIEHGRLLYIIRCSERGIGFELTYQYNLATGKWSPYREKL
- a CDS encoding CooT family nickel-binding protein, which translates into the protein MCQLNAVMEREGTQETLMEGVTGLEVTQQGIILRTYFEEPMTVAHASIKRIDFLGGSVVLAPDLPDEA